The Misgurnus anguillicaudatus unplaced genomic scaffold, ASM2758022v2 HiC_scaffold_29, whole genome shotgun sequence genomic sequence acagcatatatatttttactccaacaaaaaatacaattgaATATGTTTAGGCACAGAATGTACGTGTGTAATATAAAAGCTAATGAGATAATATAATAGTCTAAGAGTCCTATAATGTGATACAAGtgtccagtggcggccggtgacttctcttccaaaGGGcgcaatttcaaaatatgtgtttggtgtgtcACGTAAACTAATGTGCATCATgagtcttgtcaaaatacgtgtcTGCTGCACATGCCTCGCAcgggtttatggtaaaaaagaTGCTCaggttcacaaaatactcacaagacacTAATGCATacgtgtctcttttatcataaaccctttagaagcgtctgcagcaggcccATATATTTGCATGATGTGTggtgcacataggttcacataacgcaccaaacgcatattttgacatgatgatcAACACGTTTTGACGAACTTTGCagtcgaaaaagaagtcactagATGCCACTTTAAGACTCTTTATGTTTTACAATCTTTATGAGgtatcccttacgaaaattaaccatggttttattgtggtaaaattgtagtaaccatggttttttggtcaattgattactatgagcaaaaccatagttttactacagtaaccatggttttttggtctcaactgtagtaaaaccatggttaattttcgtaagggatatCTTTAACTAGTTATTTTGTCTTTTGTTTTTCTACCCTACTGACTGCACACAGTTTGTGTGGTGAGGGGTTCAAGACGAGACCCACAACTGGTGTGAGATCCAATTCATCTTCAGAGACTCCAGGTGGAGCAGTGAAGTGAAAACACTGAAGAAGAGAAGTGAAAAACAGAAAGAGCTCCATCCTGGCCAAACCCTCTCCTAAACAAATCCTGCGTCCTGAGAGAAAAGAAGGGAATGTGTTTGTAATAATTGTtaaacaacatacagtaagtcaAATCAAATTGATTTTGATGTGAATAGTAGAGTTTATTACCTGCAGAGAAGGGCATGAAGGCGTCACGTTTGATCAGCTGACCGTTCTCATTGAGGAAGTGTTCAGGGTTGAAAGTGTCGGGCGTCTCCCACTCGCTCTCATCTCTCAAAACAGACGTCAGCAGTGGAAGAACACACGTCCCCTAGATTTCACAAAAAACACAGACAACATTAGTGTGATAAAGACTGGGGGTTTTGGAGCCTTAATTTTGGCTGGAAACAACAACAACGAGCACATTTCCTTAAAATAAACTAGTGAAAGATAAGCTGGAcaacagactgtaaagtgtGAATATTATACAATACGAGCAAGACGGACCTTCTTGATGAGATATCCATTGAGGTTCACATCACAGCTGGTTTGATGTGGCAGATTCAAGGGCACTAAATTCGCCAGTCTCTGGATTTCATGGATCACGGCGTCTGTGTAAGGTAAATTCTTCCTGTCCTCTGTAACCGGTTCACGTCCATCAAGCACCCTGTCAATTTCCTCATGAACCCGATCTATGACACACAAGATCACACAGAAAATGTTTCATATCTTTTCTTACTTTTGTAAATATAAAGAGAACAGTTATGACCTTGTATGTGAGGATATTTGGCCATGAGCAGTAAACTCCAGCGTAGCGTTGTGCCGGTGGTGTCAGTTCCGGCACCAAACAGGTTGGACACAGTCATGAGCAGGTTCAGATCATTAAATTGTGAATCATTTTCTCCAGATTtctgttaaaatcacaaaaacatgcTTTATTAACATGCGGCATATTTAGGGTGAGAATTAGTTTAAAACATACGTATATTAACCCACACATTTGATATATAAATTCATGATATTCTACCTCTAAGCTTTGTTTTTGGATGAGGAAGGCATCAACTAATCCTCTGCAGTCGAGAGGGTTAAAGGTCTCCCGTAAGCGATCCACCAGCATCTGCATTTCAGCATGGTTGCTTTCCAAACTTTCCATTAGGAGTCTCCAGGTCTTCAGCCATGGCCCAAGCACTGGAAACATGTTGTAAATCTGCAGGTGGAGCCACACGACAAAGTACAACATACAGTCAGACTATCTCTTAATATTTGTAAGTTAGACTGATAGGGAACACTGTACTGTGCCGTGTTTTCATATacatatattagtatattatattagtgcaaccaaacgcaacaaccagacattatgatgctgggaaaccgttttgataaactttctgagttgctgacatgttagAATTCATTTGGCATAGTgtcgtgatttcaccaagtaagatgtgatcctggatcaacgttttaatcaaagataccccaacttacccttaactcaaaccctaaccatttttaaacccttaaccctctggggtctaaggggtttttagggctctggggaagttttgacatgcattgacatttgtgcttttttcagttgcttaaaaacatattaatggcaaaagtctcataacactgtgttcatcacaaactgggctacaatatcatataatcaacatgtatgtacatgtttgtatttttgagagaaaaatgtttatgcgtggtttttgaaaaagcaaaatttttaagtccacaaaactaattctaaacatgttttcccaagacttttcaaaacaggatctagtagtctagagttttttcttcaaaatgatgtgaaaatcattcggcctactcattcacataaagcaagatattgatttacaatttctaagacacttttgcttgggaaaggctgtatgcgtggaggcgggaaagctcctgaataatcagtgattgacaggtGAGAGACAAAAGAGTtgaataatgagccacataatgagccttgtggggatgttcaacaggaatgtaactttctctgtagtaaaaccatgatatggtttacttttcaatataatgtaaatacacacacgcacgcacgcacgcacgcacgcacacacacacatatatttctattgatattatatttatttcacaagtataagttaccttttaaaaaccatagtagcctaatcatggtaaaggtactgtttggccatCGTAAAGTGAACACAGCGTttgtgtttggttggccagtgagaggtttacttttgtgcagtaaaaagctcaaaagaacaactgcctatcgttgtttggactcttatttgtgtttttgtaatcattatagtacaAACACAACATGGGACAAGCGTGATaaacttatcaatgtttgtttacagccgccgtcattacctcacgtgttgatcatgaaagcagtatGTGTGCAtatgcgagtgatcctgtgtttaataaacgtgctgtgcggagatatacgcttagacgcaactaagtaaggattgtactgtttgcaatcgcgtattttttaagaataccaaaaagcgagttgagtttcctgactcgtgtgtttgtttatgtgcgtttcccatcgcgtgaactgtttgacagaagacaaAGAAagcactcgcgtctggagatagtgacacacatacgcaagtaaataaggattgtactatttgcaatcgcgtattttataagaataccaaaaaacGTGTtgagtttcctgactcgtgtgtttgtgtatgtgcggaACCCTCacgtgaaatgtttgacggaagaacaaagaaacactAGCGTCTGGAGATATTGACACACAtatgcaagtaaataaggatttagatgccatgttttggtgcaatcggatgaaacaacaaggaatggagagactgggttgtggactggattgcttatccattgactgcaggagacACGAGtcatgcatatggatgtctctgctcattcacttcaatggcgcaggggtgtggcgatctcatctcattacagataatcaaGTAACATTAGAGAGACGGTCCCTCTCCTACttttcatacagtttacaccgaatgacaatatctgtttttgatctcacttacatcatttaaaagctgacatttcaagcattatgtagatgtttatcttttgtttctatgacatgtatttgtgaagttacagttaattttccGACACGTTTTTGAaatgacttcactgagggagagagaacaatacgcgcatcatgtttattttcttaattttgcgaaaagcacaacaatctgtttttattgggagtggacagaaaaaaactttaacgttttaaatgatgtataaatcatatctgtatgtccaaaatcagttatctaagtctctttgcggagtgattgaaaataaagagtttgcggcgcccACGCCGCAGTCGACCCCACAGTGTTAAATTAGTGTGAAGTAATAGTTTGAGGGGTATTTTTAAAAGCctctaacccaatcctaaacctaaatctaacatacaCCCTAACCATAATCCTGCAATCttattggttaatgaaaatgttgatccaggatcacattctacttggtgaaatcacgttcaccCATGTTAGAACCACTGTAAAAGGGTCCATTATTCAGGAGAtcctaaaaagttacacattgcatctttaatgaaaataaatgaaacacaGTGTATTACTGCACATTTTTAAAGATGTGATCATATAAATACCACAAACATCTTAATTAAGGCTAAAAGTGTCGCCTAAAGGAAAACTTGGGAACCATAAAATGGGAACCTGTATGGAAGCAGAGCCGGTCATGAGGATGAACTGGTTTGCCCTGTCAACCATTTCGTTAAACTTTGGGTCATCATATTCAAACCGATTTCCATACACAATAGCTGAAATGATGTTAGAAACCGCATAATTTACTGGCTGGGTTGTATCAAAAGGATTTCCTGCAAGAGATACAGAAACAAAGATCAGATTTTGTTAAACATTAGCACTCAAATTCATATTAGGAACTGTACATTGTAGTTGATATACCTTTGAAGGTCTCAAACACTTCTCGCAGATATCGCGTCTCCTGAATAATTTTCTCTTCGCTCAGTTTCTTTCCCATTCCAAAGTCTCGAAGAGTTGAGAGAGCAAATCTTCTCATGGTTTTCCACCTATCACCATTCGTAAAGCCGATTCCTGCAGGAAAATGTCATCtcttaatttgtgtttatgACATTTTCTGTTTGTTGATCTGTAATCTTTCTCTGTGAGAGCTTACAACCAAGTTATACAAATTATACAGAGTCAATCCTTGTTTAGagctttgtttttcttttccaATTTGTTTATAATTGAATCCCTCTTTCTTGCATTGGGTGCGTTCTAAAgcttaggcagctgacttgttgcctcgctgcctcatgaggcaatgacttcggaggcatgaaggcagctctggGAAACACATTCGGACCATTGGCCACTTTATTTTTTTCGAACTCAGGCTCGACCAATCTCATTccccacacacgcacacacacacgcatagaaacaaaacaatgagggtttttttttctcaatcggaaggctgcagcctccggaggttgaatatgcaggctgcatacgttatcaagcctggtttatttaaaggaaaacaaggAAACAAGAAGTAAATAaattggattcggacatgccttgatgccttcatACATTAAAATGCTGCCTCTGAAGGCAACCTTTATATAACATTGAAATATTTTTCTCAAATTACAAAGTACAGACtaacaaaaaaacaagcaaTATATATAGCTATATATGAACTTATAGTCACTAGTAAAACGGTTAAAGTGATGTGTTACCGTATCCTTTATTGATGTCATGGAATATAGGTGTTATGTCTCTTTCCCCGAATTCGTCAGCCTGGTTCACCAGTGCTTGTTTAACCGTCTTGTATCCGGCCAAAACCACaatctttttgggtccaagatGAACTTTGAACACTGACCCATATTTCTTGGATAACTTAACAAGAGCaagaaaaacagtaaaaatgttaacaaacctgTCCGACAATATAACATTACAAATTAAAAGCACTGATAAAAGATGTATTTTCTATAAACAATGCAGGGTTcatacctgttcattttacatattgcctatttttaatgtactgtatgcataaatacaaaatacaatgaatgcatactatagcttcaatagtctatgaaatttataatttaattaaaaacaagattATCTCTGTAaagacttaatctgttgttatGTAGCTTTAACCATATTTTagaactgtggtgagcatttagttaaaagctatagtgagtggcaaatgtctgcaaatgtttaaattccaaaaacaatataaactgataaacatgtataccgtcaaataaaatgactcattacatgaaaTGGATTTTTGTTAATACCGCCCACCCCTACAGTACCACCCAGTGTAACCTCCTTAGggggtggcttccgcagcgtttcTAGTTCCGCCCAGGCTAGTTTGGTCCCAGTTTGACTAGTTCACTACGGTGAGTTAAGGAACTCGTAGTGACCGGCCTTTTGTAGTAAGCCCAGGTTCCGCCccttatgtggagggcggaAGGTTTACGGATTGCAAAAAAATGCATTCATGCATTCATAATGTTTTTAGCTGTCAGTACTTGAAAAACCATTTCACTTATACCCACCCATGTTGTGAGACACAAGTATTGACAgctaaaaacatataaaatatttacattgtaGTGCAAGAAAAATCAGCAGTAGTACAAAATCCAGGTTACGCAGGTGTTGCTTAACCTATGAACTACGAACTAGGCTTTGTATCACACTTGTTTAAACTTGCAAGACTCAAGTGAATGCATTTTTTTGGAATTTTTGGGCGGCTTACACAATTTTGAGACCCCCATGCATTTCATTGCGACTGTAATGGGAAATATCTggaaaattaaattgaaaagaAAAGTCTACTTACATTCAAGAGGCTCACATGAAGTTGTTTAAGGTCCAGAATGTGCAGGTTTCCCACGAGTGGCAGTGGTTTGGGTCCTGGAGGTTCTTGGTCATCTTCTGGAGACCTGAAGCAGAAATAAATAACCAAAAGCAGCAGAAGAGCAGCGAGTAAAGCTCCTGTGCTAGAGACATTCAGGAGAAGTGTTTCCACTAAAGCCATAGTTAAAGAGATTTACACACAGCTGTAGTGAGTCTTTAGACTGAATAGACCAGTTTTCAGGTCAGGAAATGGTTTGGTCTAAAACATTGAGAAGGAGGAGCCAGGAAAGAtttacaacaaaaacacaacagcagtagtgTGTCAGTCAGTCCAGAGTGAccacaaaaaaaatctatgttttagagttttatttaaagatagagcagtccctccagaaaaaaacgtgattatgtgaTCACATGATTgaacgcataatcagccaaagtctgcatattaaACGGgggacacattttttaaaatatggcgcactttcgcagcataaattgcagatttccgtggGCAAAATATGTGGGGCTTGCATAATTTCACAATCCCCatattttcgtagcaaaaatcataTGTATCAATGTATATGTATCttagtttttgcaagttcccgcaatttcatcgcataaatatcccgcattccattgcattttttaagaaaacgtgctgcatgatcaaggatttttgcacgcatcttattatttttattttgattataAATCAACCAACATAAGCAAACATGATGTGTGTTGAGTTGACAAGGTCGTTTTCATATAAAATTGGCTCATTTTTAAATTGTGAAACAGCTTAAGTTCCCTAATGACATCATTCTTAAGGAAGTGACATCGTTTTTGtgagaaaataaattaattctTCACTCCAAAACTTCCGTTCAGTGTGAATAAATTCCAGTATAAATGCTTCAAAATGGCAAGCTGTAGTTTGATTTATTATAGACATACAAAAATTACAATAAGACTAAGAATAATAAGAATATTTGCTTTAACCACAATAAATACTGATTATTGATTACTGAAACTTGATATTTTTAGTACACATACAAATAGCCCTGAATGTTTTGCGGCCTCCCCCAATGTTCAAGACCGGGTTACAGTCTTCTTGTTTGAAATCATAGTTTGGAGTCTATTGGCAGTTTGTGTGGTGATGAATTCAGTGTGAAGCCCACAGCTGGAGCAAAATCAAATTCATCTTCAGATACTCCAGGAGGAGGAGTGAAGCGAAAACAATGAAGGAGAGAATTGAAGAACAGAAGGCACTTTATTTCTCATTCTCTTTTATGTGTATATTTTCTCATTTATTTAGTATATCCTTAAAATCCCCTTTCATCCTATTCTTTTCAATATGTCATTGTCACAGGTTGGAGCGGACCACCACTAGTTGCGGTTTGAAATCGCCTTTGTTTCCTATatcacaaacatgtaaccaatcaACACAGTTGGATAAGTCATGGATGCTGAATAAACTTGCAGCTGAAACTATTGCAGCACAGCTGCTTCAGCCCTACTTTTGTGATACTCACCAGTGCATTGTGAATGCtttaacctgttaacatcagcGCTAAACAACATTAGTGCTGCAAATGTGCAGTTTACAATTGCAATGTGTGAAAcccatagaccgtaaaaaaatatggacgtagtgtccatgacgtcacccattggtttgtgaagatcgcttttgaagcttaaagtaggcgttgcctgccgtcgccatcttggccgcgcgtccccgcgaattactcgcggaaaaccgaaaatgggtaaagaggcaggacatgggtgaagctgaggtgaaaccacgcccgcctagcgcgagtctagtgacagcagtggctgttcaaccgacactcaagcggccacgcccttaattatgcagaagtttaaggcttaatataatctaaacgggtgagttacaaaaaaattcaccccctcacagttgtcatgaagggcaaaattagctatataggccaaaaacactttttgtaccaggctgtaaacatattattttctactgtaaagttggccatttttaacatggaagtctatgggaattgactcccttttgaagccagcctcaagcggaaagtcgatgaattgcagtttaagtcacttccgtgttggcttcattagagagatcggaaggttgcccctcggtgaAACCAGACTTAGAagttatgtgtctgaaactgctGAATGGCTGCACATCTGTGTCAAATCAGGTCAACCAACTTCTGGCACCAAGAAACAGGTATTTCAACCCAGGATTCACATTCTGTCAATGTTTAGGTTTTGCATTGAAAAATGTCACCCCACAAGTTTTCAATGGGGTAGAGATCAGGGGATTGACCTGGCAACTCCATAACCTTAATCATTTTTGTCTGGAACCAAGATTTTGCCCTCTTGCTTGTGTGTTTGGGGTTGTTGTCTTTTTGAAACACCCATTTTAGGGGCATTTCCTCTTCGGCAAAGGGCAACATAATCTCTTTAAGTATTCTGATGTATTTAAACTGATCCATGTTCCCTTGTATATGAAAAATAGGCCCAACACGGTAGTATGAAAAACATCCCAATTATTTTTGCACCAACTGTCTTTAAAGTGCACTGTGCCTTGAATTCAGTACCTGAGAGTCGCCTGAGGTTCTGTTGATAACACTTGACCCGAAaggaacaattttactctcatcaggtcacaaaatgttacacaATTTTTCTTCGGGCCAGATGAAGTATTGATGTGATTTTGCTCATTGCTCATCATGGCATAAATAAAATCGATAATTTTCACCcattcaatgcattgttggcttttgctacaaatatatccatgtgacttatgactggttttgtggtccaggagCACGTATGTCATTCTGGTCAAAAGTTTGAGTTGTGTTTCCTTTTTACTCTGAACTGAAAGTCATCTTGACAAGTAATACTTACTTATGTATCACACTTGTCTCTTCTCAAGCCAGGTTTGATTTTATAACAAATGTCCAGCAGGGACCAGCACCAtcttatgtaagggataatgtagaggcagccggtagttatcgggaaataagccccgacagtgtgatcaggacccgactcgaagcggagggtcttgtatcacactgaaggggcttatttcccgataactaccggctgcctctacattatcccgcttattacacggctacttgccacataagaaaaaaacggacatgaatatgaatttgaaacattttattggcatatttgttttaaattaaaaatgttatccttccgcgaaactttgcacagatgcataaaatgatcgtaataccttattaagatcctctgcttcatacttgtctgtctccattttttctcttttagccagtctttgagaagttttaatgcccattctgtaattttgtgtgtgttggcttcgtagctgtcatgctctattttgtcaagttcagtctcagtaagctgtctgtgtcttgtcgtggttgtccagtgtttgtcacaagatggcgccaaacagtaatctttattgatctttattggcgcggagcgattttactcgtacaagtagtaccggctatgcgttattactttggagcggatATTacttgaaaagaacgaacctgcaaatgtctcaactgacaaatcagaatcaagcattccagagagccgtgtaataattagggctgtcaaaattaatgcgttaataacgcgttaacgcaaattcattttaacgccactaattttattaacggagattaacgcaacgcgcatattctgtttgacccttggtccagcccatagttgaataaacagagacgcagacaaatgtgactctctctaaatgagtaaaaggttttcatagaaataagaacattaagcaaatcgtctaccaaatccaatgctctaaatgctcgttggacatctgatatgatctttatttatacgtctgagaggtgtaacgttaccgtcctcctaatgcttaatctaatacaaaatcaaatgcgtctcaattcattttggtttcgcttaatttatgcatgacttagaaaatagactgcaggacttgcttgatgttaaaatagtcattaagagagataaagttcggtacctgattaatgttaaagagttattaagagcgacaagactcaaaagcgatcccctcacgctgactgagtgatatctgaagcgcgtgcacacagacacgcgagtgcgcgacccggatagacatatacacaaaattacagttttacaaatatctgttttgataagaattcactcaggtaggctctataatatgttatgttttaagtaaatgtttggttaactgttgggtaaaaatatctgatgtataacattatattagatcacttagattttaagcagtctgtctcaatgtcaatcaaacaaaaggaaaaaaagttgaacatacattgatgatgtttttgctttgtgtgtgctaaatctattagttttaccagtgattttaaggtattgatgtggtaatataatgtatggatgtggaaatgtttgtggt encodes the following:
- the LOC141362747 gene encoding uncharacterized protein, which translates into the protein MALVETLLLNVSSTGALLVALLLLLVIYFCFRSPEDDQEPPGPKPLPLVGNLHILDLKQLHLSLWNLSKKYGSVFKIHLGPKKIVVLAGYKTVKQALVNQADEFGERDITPIFQDISKGHGIAFTNGDRWKTMRRFALSTLRDFGMGKKLSEEKIIQETRYLREVFETFQGNPFDTNQPVNYVVSNIISAIVCGNRFEYEDPKFNEMVDRANQIIHISGSAAIQIYNLFPVLRPWLKTWRLLMESLDKYYAEMQVLVDRLRETFNPLDCRGLVDAFLIQKQSLEKSGENDSQFNDLNLLMTVSNLFAAGTDTTGTTLRWGLLLMAKYPQIQDRVHEEIDRVLDGREPVTEDRKNLPYTDAVIHEIQRLVNLVPLNLPHQTSCDVNLNGYLIKKGTCVLPLLTSVLRDESEWETPDTFNPEHFLNENGQLIKRDAFMPFSAGRRICLGEGLARMELFLFFTSLLQCFHFTPPPGVSEDELDLTPVVGFVLNPSPHKLCASLTMALVETLLLNVSSTGALLAALLLLLVIYFCFRSPEDDQEPPGPKPLPLVGNLHILDLKQLHVSLLNLSKKYGSVFKVHLGPKKIVVLAGYKTVKQALVNQADEFGERDITPIFHDINKGYGIGFTNGDRWKTMRRFALSTLRDFGMGKKLSEEKIIQETRYLREVFETFKGNPFDTTQPVNYAVSNIISAIVYGNRFEYDDPKFNEMVDRANQFILMTGSASIQIYNMFPVLGPWLKTWRLLMESLESNHAEMQMLVDRLRETFNPLDCRGLVDAFLIQKQSLEKSGENDSQFNDLNLLMTVSNLFGAGTDTTGTTLRWSLLLMAKYPHIQDRVHEEIDRVLDGREPVTEDRKNLPYTDAVIHEIQRLANLVPLNLPHQTSCDVNLNGYLIKKGTCVLPLLTSVLRDESEWETPDTFNPEHFLNENGQLIKRDAFMPFSAGRRICLGEGLARMELFLFFTSLLQCFHFTAPPGVSEDELDLTPVVGLVLNPSPHKLCAVSRVEKQKTK